In Acidimicrobiales bacterium, the following are encoded in one genomic region:
- a CDS encoding class I SAM-dependent methyltransferase: protein MRPSMLSRRRKADAPPPAPLAHGPWPEESFAGAAGQIVSFFGDDGIDLAGARLADIGCGDGVTDLGVFQQARPALLVGFDLTPVDTGALAARAAAQGVATSLPDGLRFEVCGPEHLPAADDSFDHVFSWSAFEHVVRPNAVLREVRRILRPGGTLMIQLWPFYHSKHGSHLWDWFPDGFAQLLHDPFEVERRVLEEPEKGPGWTVELLEAFRELNRLTLDDLHRALLHAHFSVVKLELLHEPFHIAPELSHFPLSLLAVAGVKLLAVPA from the coding sequence ATGAGACCGTCGATGTTGAGCCGCCGGCGGAAGGCCGACGCGCCGCCTCCCGCCCCGCTGGCCCACGGACCTTGGCCGGAAGAGAGCTTCGCGGGGGCGGCCGGCCAGATCGTGTCGTTCTTCGGTGACGACGGCATCGACCTGGCCGGGGCACGCCTCGCCGACATCGGCTGCGGCGACGGCGTCACCGACCTCGGCGTGTTCCAGCAGGCCCGCCCCGCCCTTCTCGTCGGGTTCGACCTGACGCCGGTGGACACCGGCGCCCTCGCCGCCCGGGCCGCCGCCCAGGGCGTGGCGACCTCGCTCCCCGACGGGCTGCGGTTCGAGGTCTGCGGCCCCGAGCACCTGCCGGCGGCCGACGACAGCTTCGACCACGTCTTCTCCTGGTCGGCGTTCGAGCACGTCGTCCGTCCCAATGCCGTCCTGCGGGAGGTCCGCCGCATCCTGCGGCCGGGCGGGACGCTGATGATCCAGCTGTGGCCCTTCTACCACTCGAAGCACGGCTCCCACCTCTGGGACTGGTTCCCCGACGGGTTCGCCCAGCTGCTGCACGACCCGTTCGAGGTCGAGCGGCGGGTGCTGGAGGAGCCGGAGAAGGGCCCCGGATGGACGGTGGAGCTGCTGGAGGCGTTCCGGGAGCTGAACCGCCTCACCCTCGACGACCTGCACCGGGCCCTCCTCCACGCCCACTTCTCCGTGGTGAAGCTCGAGTTGCTGCACGAGCCGTTCCACATCGCCCCCGAGCTGTCCCACTTCCCCCTGAGCCTGCTCGCCGTCGCCGGTGTCAAGCTGCTGGCGGTACCGGCATGA
- the mscL gene encoding large conductance mechanosensitive channel protein MscL, protein MKVFLAPLTARKDGDLMLKDFKAFLLRGNVVDLAVAVVIGAAFGVVVTSFVQDILTPILGIPGKADFSALDFTINGSVFRYGRFLNAVISFVTIAGAVFVFVVKPVNALMARRKTEPDVESTTRECPECLSSIPVGARRCAFCTAAVPAST, encoded by the coding sequence GTGAAAGTCTTTCTGGCGCCACTCACGGCTCGAAAGGACGGGGACCTCATGCTCAAGGACTTCAAGGCTTTCCTGCTTCGCGGCAACGTCGTGGACCTGGCGGTCGCCGTCGTCATCGGCGCCGCGTTCGGCGTCGTGGTCACGTCGTTCGTCCAGGACATCCTCACGCCGATCCTCGGGATCCCCGGCAAGGCCGACTTCTCGGCGCTGGACTTCACCATCAACGGCAGCGTCTTCCGCTACGGGAGGTTCCTCAACGCCGTCATCTCGTTCGTGACCATCGCCGGTGCCGTGTTCGTCTTCGTGGTGAAGCCGGTCAACGCCCTCATGGCACGGCGCAAGACCGAGCCCGACGTCGAGAGCACCACGAGAGAGTGCCCCGAGTGCCTCAGCTCCATTCCCGTCGGTGCCCGGCGCTGCGCGTTCTGCACCGCCGCAGTGCCTGCGTCGACGTAG
- a CDS encoding helicase HerA-like domain-containing protein: MADTRSFASRITAAYAAEGLVIDLGRGVLGGKTDPEAVVQLPAAMCNRHGLIAGATGTGKTKTLQLLAEQLSAIGVPVFAADVKGDLTGLLRPGEPGDPVTARAEELGVAYEPAGHPVTFLALGGIGPGVPVRATVSSFGPQLLAKVLGANETQTASLSLVFHYADEAGLALLDLSDLRAVLHHLTSDDGKAELAAIGGISSATAGVLLRSVTQLADEGGDDFFGEPELDVHDLLRSTDGGVGVISCLELAAVQEKPRLFSTFLMWLLAELFQELPEVGDLDKPKLVFFFDEAHLLFDDAPKEFVDQVAQTVRLVRSKGVGVFFVTQLPDDVPDEVLAQLGNRVQHALRAFTPRDAKALKAAVTTYPKTDDYDLEEDLTQLGTGEAMVTILSERGAPTPVVWTKLRPPTSLMAALGADEVDREARQSPLWSTYAEEIDRESARERLAAKMAAGAEPAAAPANTERRERPAARPQPKGKEKDENAVIAYVKSREGRSMMNTVVRGVFGLLRKRR; this comes from the coding sequence ATGGCCGACACACGATCGTTCGCATCGCGCATCACCGCCGCGTACGCGGCCGAGGGACTCGTCATCGACCTCGGCCGGGGCGTCCTCGGCGGCAAGACCGATCCCGAGGCGGTGGTGCAGCTGCCGGCCGCCATGTGCAACCGCCACGGGCTGATCGCCGGCGCCACGGGCACCGGGAAGACCAAGACGCTGCAGCTGCTGGCCGAGCAGCTGTCGGCCATCGGCGTGCCCGTCTTCGCGGCCGACGTGAAGGGCGACCTCACCGGCCTGCTCCGGCCGGGCGAGCCGGGGGACCCCGTCACCGCCCGGGCCGAGGAGCTCGGCGTGGCCTACGAGCCCGCCGGCCACCCGGTCACCTTCCTGGCCCTGGGCGGGATCGGCCCGGGCGTGCCCGTGCGGGCGACCGTCTCGTCGTTCGGTCCCCAGCTGCTGGCCAAGGTGCTCGGCGCCAACGAGACGCAGACGGCGTCGCTCTCGCTGGTGTTCCATTACGCCGACGAGGCCGGCCTGGCCCTGCTCGACCTGTCCGACCTGCGGGCCGTGCTCCATCACCTCACCAGCGACGATGGCAAAGCCGAGCTGGCCGCCATCGGCGGGATCTCGTCGGCGACGGCCGGCGTGCTGCTGCGATCGGTGACCCAGCTGGCCGACGAGGGTGGGGACGACTTCTTCGGCGAACCCGAGCTCGACGTCCACGACCTGCTGCGCTCGACCGACGGCGGCGTCGGCGTCATCAGCTGCCTCGAGCTGGCCGCCGTGCAGGAGAAGCCCAGGCTGTTCTCCACGTTCCTGATGTGGCTGCTGGCCGAGCTGTTCCAGGAGCTCCCGGAGGTGGGTGACCTGGACAAGCCCAAGCTGGTCTTCTTCTTCGACGAGGCGCACCTGCTGTTCGACGACGCCCCGAAGGAGTTCGTCGACCAGGTCGCCCAGACGGTGCGTCTGGTTCGCTCCAAGGGCGTCGGCGTGTTCTTCGTCACCCAGCTTCCCGACGACGTCCCCGACGAGGTCCTGGCGCAGCTCGGCAACCGGGTGCAGCACGCGTTGCGGGCCTTCACCCCACGCGACGCCAAGGCCCTCAAGGCGGCGGTGACGACCTACCCCAAGACCGATGACTACGACCTGGAGGAGGACCTCACCCAGCTCGGGACGGGCGAGGCGATGGTGACGATCCTGTCCGAGCGGGGGGCGCCCACGCCCGTCGTGTGGACCAAGCTCCGGCCCCCGACGTCGCTGATGGCGGCCCTCGGCGCCGACGAGGTCGACCGGGAGGCGCGGCAGTCGCCGCTGTGGTCGACCTATGCGGAGGAGATCGACCGGGAGTCGGCGCGCGAGCGGCTGGCGGCCAAGATGGCGGCGGGAGCGGAGCCGGCCGCCGCCCCGGCGAACACGGAGCGGCGCGAGCGACCGGCGGCCCGACCGCAGCCGAAGGGGAAGGAGAAGGACGAGAACGCCGTCATCGCCTACGTGAAGAGCCGCGAGGGACGCTCCATGATGAACACGGTGGTTCGCGGCGTGTTCGGTCTGTTGCGCAAGCGGCGCTGA
- a CDS encoding DUF4230 domain-containing protein, which yields MSVFTPEREVVAGRDRLVVERRPSRLRKLAVAVLVTIGAVTVAQMVDLLPSLHNPFGTTTVDRSQPALLKAVTDLSRYQAASGNFQVIVDLEKDAKFMPDFIRGERTLFVAAGTVDASIDFGQIGDGAITVSPDGHSVTVALPHARLSDARIDPESSRVVSRQRGLLDRIGGMFSDTPTGERQLYLLAEQKLDAAARAGGVRARAEANTRSMLKSLLGSLGYDDVTVTFGEPST from the coding sequence ATGAGTGTGTTCACGCCTGAGCGGGAGGTCGTCGCCGGTCGCGATCGCCTGGTGGTGGAGCGGCGGCCGTCGCGCCTGCGCAAGCTCGCCGTCGCCGTGCTCGTCACCATCGGGGCGGTCACCGTCGCCCAGATGGTCGATCTGCTCCCCTCGCTGCACAATCCCTTCGGGACGACCACGGTCGACCGGTCGCAGCCCGCGCTGCTCAAGGCGGTCACCGACCTCAGTCGCTACCAGGCGGCCAGCGGCAACTTCCAGGTCATCGTCGACCTCGAGAAGGACGCCAAGTTCATGCCCGACTTCATCCGGGGCGAACGCACGCTGTTCGTCGCCGCCGGGACGGTCGACGCGTCGATCGACTTCGGACAGATCGGCGACGGCGCCATCACCGTGTCCCCCGACGGCCACTCGGTCACCGTCGCCCTCCCCCACGCCCGCCTCTCCGACGCCCGCATCGACCCCGAGTCGAGCCGGGTCGTATCCCGCCAGCGCGGTCTCCTCGACCGCATCGGCGGCATGTTCTCCGACACGCCCACCGGTGAGCGCCAGCTCTACCTGCTGGCCGAGCAGAAGCTGGACGCGGCGGCTCGGGCCGGAGGTGTGCGGGCCCGGGCGGAGGCCAACACCCGCAGCATGCTCAAGAGCCTGCTCGGCTCCCTGGGCTACGACGACGTCACCGTGACGTTCGGCGAGCCGTCGACGTAG